A single Caretta caretta isolate rCarCar2 chromosome 2, rCarCar1.hap1, whole genome shotgun sequence DNA region contains:
- the LOC125631041 gene encoding uncharacterized protein LOC125631041, giving the protein MAATSSEQNAPAQANGTQEAGQRQADQECWHHGCLILQIEEISSMEEGEELSVLYLQDPVERELLRGDHTADDRIPREKKEKDPHQEYPEELEPHGKLPGIAKDNIFHYSDQAKACENQHRPESKQEGFLAKKWYKSTQSERDFSKPQNVIVHHKINTGGKPNICAECGKSFSRSSTLFQHQRIHTGEKPYKCRDCAKSFCQSSTLIQHQRMHRGEKPYQCPDCGKGFLCKSGLTIHQRIHTGEKPYGCSDCGKSFRTKSQLVSHQRVHTK; this is encoded by the exons ATGGCAGCCACCAGTTCAGAACAAAATGCACCGGCTCAAGCTAATGGAACCCAGGAAGCAGGACAAAGACAGGCTGACCAAGAATGTTGGCATCATG GCTGTTTAATTCTCCAAATTGAAGAGATATCATcaatggaggaaggggaggaactGTCTGTCCTGTATTTACAAGACCCAGTGGAAAGGGAATTGCTGAGGGGTGACCACACAG CTGATGATAGGATTCCgagagagaaaaaggagaagGATCCTCATCAGGAGTATCCTGAGGAATTGGAACCACATGGGAAGCTGCCAGGGATCGCCAAAGACAATATTTTCCACTATTCTGATCAAGCGAAAGCCTGTGAGAATCAGCATAGACCAGAGAGCAAGCAGGAAGGATTTCTAGCGAAGAAATGGTATAAATCAACTCAATCTGAAAGAGATTTCAGCAAACCCCAAAATGTTATCGTCCACCACAAAATCAACACCGGAGGGAAACCAAACATATGTGCTGAATGTGGCAAAAGCTTCAGTCGGAGCTCTACACTCTTccagcatcagagaatccacacgggtgaaaAACCCTATAAGTGTCGGGACTGTGCAAAAAGCTTCTGTCAGAGCTCAACGCTCATTCAGCACCAGAGAATGCACAGAGGAGAGAAACCTTATCAGTGTCCTGACTGTGGTAAAGGTTTCCTTTGTAAATCAGGACTTACAATCCATCAGAGGATCCATACAGGCGAGAAGCCTTATGGATGCAGTGACTGTGGCAAAAGCTTCAGGACGAAGTCCCAACTAGTATCACATCAGAGAGTCCACACCAAATAG